A genomic window from Silene latifolia isolate original U9 population chromosome Y, ASM4854445v1, whole genome shotgun sequence includes:
- the LOC141628504 gene encoding uncharacterized protein LOC141628504, which yields MWGMDPEFKSIVQREWDKFVPGITMYQVIIKLKTLKQQLRLLNKNRYADIEKAAEVARVNLDAAQSHMHRHPGDHDIIQKEKEAAATFYSLQKARVSFLQQKAKSVWLAEGDENSAYFHRQIKARNVHNKVFQIKDVHGTQHCEPDAIEYAFLDYYQQLLGTSNPVHKVHVPTVRTGKLITPQHISELLRPISMEEVKNCLFSIPASNSPGPDGYTSQFFKDSWEILGKDLFYAINNFFSTGKLLKQLNSTNITLIPKIPNPSSVTDFRPIACCNTIYKCIAKLLCARLGKVLPDIVDCSQGGFIQGRNIVENVLICQDLVRLYRRKSSSPRCLVKIDLRKAYDSVEWDFLHQMLLALKFPQKFIDLVMDLKSGGQQPDFHFHPLCGAIQLNHLLFADDLLLFSKGDELSITWLLRSFATFSMASGLCLNKDKSEIYFNGMSQGAMSSILQVSGFKRGMLPFKYLGVPISSRKLTKADGMKLTDKITARIRSWGAKHLSYAGRLTLVNSVLSGLHSYWSSIFLIPNGILNKIDAICRNYLWGGKDSYVSAPNVKWENCCTPKEEGGLGLKATKTWNKASLGKYVWWLASKKDHLWVRWVNHVYMKGCEWTTYEPPVDCSWSWRKIAYLLKLFAPAYSSGVWLGKDIPYKVMDGYNWLRTAQPKVSWYRACWNTLNIPKTCYIYWAAMKNRLMTNDRLIRMGSIVTPDCYLCGSNPETHCHLFFYCCFSTHCIRVLQQYLHKTLPATGLASWFTRHHGGTILQKRIIYAAHVAVLYAIWRARNKARLDRLVIKPDVLVKQALKDVIARFWAKNTGVVSNREGAWSYSDTEHIFESGEPSYKEDTLISDTPVPVLTDEDLMEDLLKEFSSKLLALSHLDCVPCLEVFAGDSWKAQLDAIEAALLGNGYDSTSSHELDDEKDGASAAVKIYEHIELFPSEEPYTYAAEFGGSISPTLEDCFLRIRARLFKFRAYIFEFHSSISAILSPGLLIDWT from the exons atgtggggtaTGGATCCTGAGTTTAAATCAATTGTTCAAAGAGAGTGGGATAAATTTGTTCCTGGGATCACCATGTATCAAGTTATTATCAAACTGAAGACTCTCAAACAGCAACTCAGACTGCTTAACAAAAATAGGTATGCTGATATTGAGAAAGCTGCTGAGGTTGCTAGAGTTAATCTTGATGCTGCTCAATCTCACATGCATAGACATCCTGGTGATCATGATATTATCCAGAAGGAAAAAGAAGCTGCTGCCACCTTTTATTCTCTTCAAAAAGCTAGGGTTTCTTTTCTTCAGCAGAAAGCTAAATCAGTGTGGCTTGCTGAGGGTGATGAAAACTCTGCTTACTTTCATAGGCAAATCAAGGCCAGGAATGTGCATAATAAGGTCTTTCAGATTAAAGATGTTCATGGTACTCAGCATTGTGAGCCTGATGCAATTGAATATGCCTTTCTGGACTATTATCAGCAGTTGTTGGGTACTTCTAATCCTGTCCATAAGGTCCATGTCCCTACTGTCAGGACTGGTAAGCTCATTACCCCTCAACATATCTCTGAACTGCTTAGGCCTATTAGTATGGAGGAGGTTAAAAATTGTCTTTTTTCTATTCCTGCTTCTAACTCACCAGGGCCTGATGGCTACACAAGCCAGTTCTTCAAGGATTCCTGGGAGATTTTGGGGAAGGATCTCTTCTATGCTATCAATAATTTTTTCTCAACTGGTAAACTTTTGAAGCAACTTAATAGCACCAACATTACTCTGATCCCAAAAATTCCTAACCCTAGTAGTGTCACTGATTTTAGACCTATTGCTTGTTGCAATACTATCTATAAATGTATTGCCAAACTCTTGTGTGCTAGATTGGGGAAGGTTTTACCTGATATTGTGGATTGTAGTCAAGGTGGATTCATTCAGGGGAGGAATATTGTTGAGAATGTCTTAATTTGCCAAGACTTAGTGAGGCTTTATAGAAGAAAATCTTCATCTCCTAGATGTCTTGTCAAAATAGATCTTAGGAAAGCTTATGATTCTGTGGAGTGGGATTTCTTGCATCAAATGCTTCTTGCTTTAAAGTTCCCTCAGAAATTTATTGACCTGGTGATG GATCTTAAAAGTGGTGGGCAGCAGCCTGATTTTCATTTCCATCCTCTTTGTGGTGCTATTCAGCTTAATCATCTtctttttgctgatgatttgctCTTATTCTCTAAAGGGGATGAGCTATCTATCACGTGGCTCTTAAGATCTTTTGCTACCTTTTCTATGGCTTCAGGGCTCTGCCTCAATAAGGATAAATCTGAAATTTACTTTAATGGTATGTCTCAAGGTGCTATGAGCTCTATTTTACAAGTCTCTGGTTTTAAGAGGGGTATGCTCCCTTTTAAATACCTGGGAGTGCCTATTTCTTCTAGGAAGTTAACTAAGGCTGATGGGATGAAGCTTACTGACAAAATTACTGCAAGGATCAGATCCTGGGGTGCTAAACATTTATCCTATGCAGGTAGACTTACTCTAGTGAATTCTGTTCTTTCTGGATTACATTCTTATTGGTCCTCTATCTTCTTGATCCCTAATGGTATTCTTAACAAAATTGATGCCATCTGTCGCAATTACCTTTGGGGGGGTAAGGATTCCTATGTTTCTGCTCCTAATGTTAAGTGGGAGAACTGCTGTACCCCTAAAGAAGAGGGAGGTCTGGGTCTCAAAGCTACTAAAACCTGGAACAAGGCTTCTTTGGGCAAGTATGTTTGGTGGTTGGCTTCAAAAAAGGATCACTTGTGGGTGAGGTGGGTTAATCATGTCTATATGAAAGGTTGTGAGTGGACTACCTATGAGCCACCTGTGGATTGTAGTTGGTCCTGGCGTAAGATTGCTTACCTCTTGAAACTTTTTGCTCCTGCTTACTCATCTGGTGTGTGGCTTGGTAAGGATATTCCTTATAAGGTTATGGATGGATACAACTGGCTCAGGACTGCTCAGCCTAAGGTTAGTTGGTATCGTGCTTGCTGGAACACTCTCAACATCCCTAAGACGTGTTACATTTACTGGGCAGCAATGAAGAATAGACTCATGACTAATGACAGACTGATCAGAATGGGCAGTATTGTGACTCCTGATTGTTACTTGTGTGGCAGCAACCCTGAGACTCACTgtcatttatttttttattgttgcTTTAGTACTCACTGCATCAGAGTTCTTCAGCAGTACCTGCACAAGACACTCCCTGCTACTGGTTTGGCTAGCTGGTTTACAAGACACCATGGTGGCACTATTTTGCAGAAGAGGATTATTTATGCAGCACATGTTGCTGTGCTTTACGCTATTTGGAGGGCTAGGAACAAGGCAAGGCTGGATAGGCTTGTGATCAAGCCTGATGTGTTGGTCAAGCAGGCTCTTAAGGATGTGATTGCAAGGTTTTGGGCAAAGAATACAGGAGTTGTTTCTAATAGAGAAGGGGCCTG GTCTTACAG tGATACAGAGCACATATTTGAGTCAGGAGAACCGTCCTACAAAGAGGACACGCTTATTTCTGACACCCCAGTTCCCGTTCTTACTGACGAGGATTTAATGGAAGATTTGTTGAAGGAGTTTTCTTCTAAGCTCCTTGCTTTAAGCCATTTGGATTGCGTACCATGTTTAGAGGTTTTTGCAGGTGATTCTTGGAAAGCTCAACTGGATGCTATTGAAGCAGCTCTTTTAGGTAATGGGTACGATTCCACTTCAAGCCATGAGCTAGATGATGAAAAAGATGGAGCATCTGCTGCGGTGAAAATTTATGAGCATATTGAGCTTTTtccttcagaagaaccttat ACTTATGCTGCTGAGTTTGGGGGTTCAATTTCTCCTACACTGGAGGACTGTTTCTTGAGAATACGCGCTCGCTTGTTCAAATTCCGG GCCTATATTTTTGAGTTTCACAGCTCAATTTCTGCTATATTGAGTCCAGGACTGTTGATTGATTGGACATAA